The stretch of DNA CTTCTCGTGTTGCCTTTACAATACGCATTTGAAGCTTTAATACATGCGTTTCAACGGATTTCCAGTCTATTGACTGCCATTGTTCGCCGTCAGGAGAGGCACTAATTTCTGTTGAAATCATCATTTGCGTTTCTCCTTGAATAAAGTTCTTCAAATTATCTTGCAACGGGAGACCAGTCGGAAGTGGGCTCACTTTCGTGACCAGACACAAGTCTGTATCTGCATCGTTACAATGCAGCTTTAGCTTTTTCCAACCTCCTATACCTACATCGCTGTCGGCCATAAAAGCTTTCCCAGTGGGAGCGATATAGGCTTACCGTGTTCCGTATGTCGCGCAATGTCAGGGTAGATGCCCGCTATAGTGCGAAGAGTTATATTGACCACGAAAGAGCATGGGGCAATCTCTTTCCAACTCTCATTGCCTTTTGGCCACAGCGTAAAAACCACTTCCGCTGTTTCTCACGTGACGCACCTTACGCGGATTCACTTATGTTCATCATACTGACTACCTAGCACTCACCCGATTTGTGGTTATCAGGAGGATCGTTCTCTCACGATTTACATCCCGATTGGTCTATAACCAATCTTCGTTACATTGTCAGGCTCGCTACTTTATTCAGAGCCCTAGGTTCATCTGGTGATACAGATGGTTCACTCAAAGCGGTGAACAGCGCTTCATACGACCTCACGTCGCACGCCCCATTGTGAGCTACAGGCGATAGGCAGTACAGAGCTGTAGCAAGCTAGTTGGCCTACTTTTACTAATCGATAAGTGACAGTTACTGATGACGTTCTATAAGACATCAATATCAATGCTCTATTTTCAGTTTTTCATGCTCGTTTATTCAGTAACACTCTGATAGAGTGCCTATAAATCAATAGCTTCACTTTAGCGAAGCTTAAATAATAGGTTTCTTAAATGTGCATGCGCGTTTTGCCACATAAACGCGCAAGGCGTGTATACAAATGTTAGTTTTAAGGAGGCAATTTTGGCAAAACCAATTTCATTTGGACAATACCAATTTAAAACAAAAAAGGCGTGTGAAGAAGAGGCACGCAAACGAATTAATTCATATTGTCCAGGTTCAATAATTGCTCCTGTCGATAAGACCTTTTTTGAAGCTCTGTTTACATTGCATAGTGAATATGATGAGAAAATTGGTTGCGGGATAAAAGATATTGAGGTTGGATTAGATTTTCACCGCAATAGATGTCTGTCGATTATTCGAAGGGATAATTCTAAAGTAGTAATTAGCTGGAGACACTGCGTAAAACCGCATACAAGAAAAATGGTTGTTTCATATGCTTATCGAAGAGCTATAAAAGATACGGTAATGGCATTTAAAGATAGCGCCATTTCGAATGGTGCAGTTTGCCCAATTCTGGGTACCCAACTTGTATATGACAACAGCCATGTTTCTTATTCAGCGATATCTTTCGATGATTTACTCAGTGGTTTTCTTATAGCAAATAATCTTTCGTACGAAACTATCGAGTTGGTAGATCCTGACTTCAACGATAGTGATCAGCGAGGGAAGCTGCGAGACCAAGCGATTACTGAGAGTTGGCAAAAATATCATCAATCAAAGGCGAGCTTTGAACTGTTAAGTGCTGAGGCTAATTTAAGCAAATAAAACTAACAAATTTCGCAAGTTGACAGCTCACGTCACGCTAGGCATTTTCAGTTTGGTGGAGTTTTGTGCTTAAGGTGGCTCTCCTTGAGCGTGGTTGACGTTAGTTGCAACCTAGCAAGGCGCTATACCATTTTGCTTTTCCTTAAATTTATCTAATGAGAAATAATAATGTTCATTCTTAATAGCTTTACAATAAAACACAAAAAAAAAGTAATTTATGACTGCGTGTTTAATAATTCTGAAATGGAAGAAAGAGAAAGTTTATTTACAACATTGATTATTGGTGAAAATGGTGCGGGGAAAAGTTTTCTTTTGAAAATGCTCTCTGACTTTTTTAGACACATCTCGAATAGAAGCAAACCTAACAATATAAAGTATGACTTTTTCAAAGTTCAGTATCAATTAAATGAAAATTCCTATTCTATCGAAAAGAGCGAGGGGCGATTAATATCCTATAAAAATGAAAAAACAATTGATATTGAGAGTGTTGAGTTTCCTAAAAAAATTATTGCGTTATCGTTTATGGTAAATGATAAATTTTCATTCGTAAGTGAAAAAGAAGGCTTTGGCAGGTATAGATATCTAGGCGTCAGAGCAACTTCAAATGCAACTTATACCAGTACAATCCAAAAGAAACTTCTGTCATCAATATTAAATATTCTTTCAGATTCAAAAAAGATACCTTCGATAAACAAAATATTCGATTTTGTAGGTTTAAACGGAGAACTTGAGATTGTTTACACTTTGAAGCGAAAAACTCTTTTTACTAGAAAAATGGGTAGTAACTTACTAAAGTCAAAGTTTGAATCAATCCTACGTAGAAAAGAATTTATTAATAAGTCTTATTCCGAAGAAATTAATGTTTCTGCCAATGAACTAAATGAGTTTATTAATTCATTGGTAGGATCTGAAATCGTATCAGATAATGAAATTATATATTCTTTGGATTTTTCAAAAGCGAAAGATTTTGAACTTATTAGAAATATAAGGTTTCTTGATCTGATGGAAAAGCTTGAGTTGATATCAAGCCCTGATATAAAGTTTGTTAAAGACGATTCATTTGACTTTGAGTACACGAGCTCAGGGGAAAAGCACTTCATATTTACAATGATTAATCTTATATCAACAATTGAAGATGATTCATTAATTTTGATTGATGAACCTGAATTGAGTTTGCATCCAAAGTGGCAAATGAAATATATAAGGTTATTGAAAAACATAACTAATGAGTTTAAAACTTCTCACTGTATATTAGCTTCGCATTCTCATTTTATGGTTTCTGATTTAGCGCCTGATAGTTCAAGTCTCGTTTCATTGGAAAAAGTTATTGATAATGGAATCGAATCAAGAGTGAGTAAGTTAATTCCATACGATACATACTCCTGGTCAGCAGAAAACATCCTATATGAGGTGTTCAAATTAAGAACAACAAGAAATTCTTATTTTGAACATGATTTAACTAATTTACTTAAAATGGTATCAGAGCGAAGCACGGAAACTGAAAATATTTCCCAATTGCAGGAAAAATTGGAAAAGTATGTATTCAATGAAAGTGATCCAATTAATGTGATCTTATCTCAATCAAGAAGCTATCTTGAGAGTTTAAAACATGATTAATCAATTAAATCCAGCCCCAATTATTGCTCAAAATGTCATGGATGAAATTGACAAATTGAAGCCTTTAACTGGAGGCGAATGGGACATAAAAAACAATGATGATATCACTCAATTTAAGGGGTCATTAAAATCACAATTATTAATCACACAAGATGATAAATGTGCTTATTGTGGACTTCCTTTTGGAGAGACTGGTAAAACGGAAATAGAGCACTTTGCTCCTAAGGGGGGAGCGATAAGGCCTAAACACCCTGAATTTGCTTTTACAGTTAAAAACTTGGTTTTGTCATGTAACTTGTGCAATAGTCCTGTTAAAAAAGGGAATTATGACACCATTGAAGTAAAAAATGCTGATTATAACCTTTGTACCTTCAAGATCGTACACCCATATTTTGATATTCACTCTTTACACTATGCGTGGACTAACGATAGGGAAAAAATACTTATTCAAGGAATAAGTCCCGAAGGGTTAGAAAGTATCCGCGTATTTAAATTAGACTCAACAAGGCACTCAGAAGCAAGGACAAGAATAAAAGTAAATGCATATATATTAACTATTCCTGGAGGCGCTGATCTTATTGCCGATGCGCTAAATTACATTCCATGAATTCCGATATAACAAGCACCTCAACCAGACGGCTAACACTGTCACATTTTTAGTAAAGAAACGCAAAAAAAAACTGCGCCAGCACGCCGCTGGTTAGGTGGGCGTTAACTATATTCGGAGTACTAAATTGAAGCTTTTTTTACTAATTTTTTTATTATCGTTTTGTTCTACAGTCTATTCACAAGGCATATTAATTAATGAAAATAATACAAATCAAGTTAATCACTTAAAAGAAGATAAATTAAAATTAAGAAACCAGATTGACGAATTAACTGGAGATCTAGATAGTTTAATTGCTATGACATTAGATCTGAATACGAATATAAAAAATAACCTGATTTTCCAACAAAAACTCCAAGAGTCCTCAACTAAACTATTAGAACTAATTCGGACAGAAAAAGAAAAGACTCCTAAAATAGAAGTTCAATTGCTCCAGTCAACAAACTTATATGTGTTCGTGTTACCAGTAGTTACGATCTTCATTGTATTAGGTAGTACATATCTGTCTTTAAATACATTAAAAATAAAATCTCAAGAATCATTAGATGCCATAGAGAAGTCCAATCAGAATCAGCTGGATATTAATAAAAAAAACAATGAGAACTTGCTAAGAATCAGTCAAAATAGTAACGAAAACCAATTATATATCAGTGAAAAAAACAATGAAAAACAGCTTGAGATTAGTCTGAAAAACAATGAGTTAGAGCGAGTGAAATCACAAGAAGTAATAATATCAAGTAATAGACAGGAATGGATTAATACATTAAGAGATGATTTAGCATTATTGGCATCTAATTTAACTCGTTATATGGTTGCAAGCAAAGAACAGAGAGTTGTTATTTTTTCAGATATTTGGCATGAATTTTACAAGGTTCAATTGTTGTTAAACCCTAAAGAAGATCTACATAATAATTTAATAGAAGAATTGGATGACATAATTGAACTTTGTTCATTTAGTTATGAGGTAGAAGAGTTTAAAGAAAAGCGAGATATTGTACTCGCCATCTCGAAAAAAATACTTAAAGAAGAATGGAAAAGGGTGAAGTTATTTAAGTAAATGCAGTTAACAAATAAGGATAGGCCGCGCGTAGCCGCGACCTTATTCCAAGTGTTGAACAAGCCCGAGGATGTACCTTTATAGGTAAATAGTAGATCTTGGTGCGTGCGATATTTAGCAGTGGTTTCGATAACCGCTTTTTTCAGGCCAAGCCGATACTTTGGCCTGAACGACCAATTTTCTCATCACATTTATCAAGCTCCTATTCCATCTCCTTTTATCTCACTAATATTTGGTAGCTTGTTCTATTCAACTGACTTCTCCTGTTTGCTTCAATACATAATAAGTACAGTCAAAAGTAAGAAGTGCGTTGCTTGGTGTGCGAGTAAAGGAGTTCAAATGAAAAATTCAAAGGCAGGGTTACAGCGTAAGCATGTCGAGAAATTAAACCTTAGGATAGGAGAGTTAGAGCGACAGCTTGCAATAGCAGATTATCGAGCTGGACGAGCAGAGAGGTTGTTGTTCGAACGAGGAGAGCACAAACAGCCTGATTTAGATGACTATGACTCAACTTCAGTAGATGATTGCATCCAAATAAAGAGATTAGATAAACTTCTATTAACCCCAATCGAAGCATCTAATTTGTTAAATGTTGCTGTCGGCACGCTTAGTGTGTGGCGATGTACTGGCCGTTATGAATTACCCTATGTGAAATGTGGCAGACTAGTAGGTTATAGAATGGAAGATATTGAAACATTCCTTGAAGCTCGAAAGAAGTTTCATACATAGTGACAATTATCTTTTTGGATGATGGGATGTTTCCTGATTCATTTTTAACGTGTAGTGGCAGTGGCAGTGGCAGTGGCAGTGGCAGTGGCAGTGGCGGGGGTCGATATAAACCAATCGCTTTGCCAGTTGGCTAATGGGTAAAATGGTTTTATTTAAGTATTAGGATCAAGTCAAGGTATTACAAGTGAGCTTCTAACTGCTTGCAGTTAACATAAATGTCTGCACCAGGTCGCTCCTGAATCCATACGATATCTTTAGGCATTGGTTTTTTTGGGTGCTTTATGCGTTGGCGTAAAGCTGATGGTGATAGCCCTAATCGTTCAGCTGCATCCTTCAAACTCATCTCCTCATTATTGGTCGTGCTTTTGGTTCCCTCAATTTCTGCATTGTCCAATTGTTGGATTCTTTGAGTTAAATTTTCATACCATATATTGAATTCAGATAAAGTCATTCTATTTAGCTGCTGTAACATTGATGTCCCTCACTATTTTGAGTAGATGTACATTAACGGAGTGAAGGATATCCGATGTTCAAATTTTTGAGAAAAACGGGTTAAGCTGGAAGTCGATTTTATATCTCTAATAGTATTCAGATTGTTCCAGTTAAAGTAAGCTTATGAAAATGTGTTGCTTTTCCCTTTAACATTGGGGTGCATAAACGACATACTCACAAAAAAATTTGAGAAAATTTGCAATGGACTTATTTATGGTGTTGCTTACTGTAGTAAGTCATGACGATAAATCATCTAGTCAATTGGTATGATAAGAAGTTGTGGGGCCATATAGGGGTCAAAATTTAAGTTCTGTACAGTACCATTCTATTTTGAATTTGCTATGATGGACGGTATAACGGTGTTTTCATCACTCATAAGCACTGCTCATAACATCCATTGCATCAGGCATGAAGATGCCGTTCTAAGACCGTACATATGTGCTGCATTTGTGTTTAGCATTTACAGTATGATGTCGCCGTTTATTGTTTTTAAGAGCCCAAGGTAACTTGGGCTTTTTTGTGCGCAAAGCGCCTGCTTTGGTCACTTTATCGTATCTGTACCGCTGTGATTTAGCGTTATCATTGATTAATCTATGTTAACATTCACGGTTCATTTGATTAAGAATGATGTAAGTTTCTGGCTTATATCAGCTCTTGAAAAATCAATACTTATTATTTTTAGGCAAGAGTTTGCCTCGCTATGCGGAACGTTAAATGAAATTTAGTCCACTTGTCGATGAGTTGATCCAGTCACTTAAATGCCTACCGGGAGTGGGGCCTAAATCTGCACAGCGCATGGCCTTCCAGCTATTAGAACGCGATCGTAAGGCGGGGGCTAAGCTTGCCGATTCGTTGGGTAGAGCCATGTCTGACGTTGGCCATTGCCAATCATGTCGTACGTTTACAGAAGAAACCTATTGCCCTATTTGTGTCAGTACTAAACGTGGCCATTCGAGTATTATTTGTGTTGTAGAAACTCCTGCTGATGCACTAGCGATAGAAGCGGGTGGGCATTTTACTGGACGTTATTTTGTATTGCTGGGACATTTATCTCCGCTCGATGGCGTAGGTCCCGATGAGTTGGGGTTATCACTGTTAGAAACCCATTTGGCTTCGGGTGAGGTCAGTGAACTTATTTTAGCCACCAACCCGACGGTTGAAGGCGACGCCACCGCACACTATATTGCCGATATGGCTAAAAGCCATGCGTTGGCTGTGAGCCGTATTGCTCACGGTGTGCCTGTTGGTGGTGAACTTGAATACGTTGACAGCACAACGCTAGCATTGTCTTTCAGTGGACGTTTGCCTATTTAGTAACGCTAGGTTTAACGTCAGTGTCATAACAAAGCTCAGTTAATGGTGACTCATTTGCTGGGCTTTTTTTGTGCAATTAGAATCAATGCGACCCTTGCCCCTTGAAAAGTGATTTTATAACCCCATTTCTAGTAACAAGCAGTACTTAAATCGAATTTTAAAGGGAACATTTCATGTCACAACAAGAGACTCATGGCTTTCAAACTGAAGTCAAACAACTACTACATTTGATGATCCACTCTTTGTACTCAAACAAAGAAATTTTCTTGCGCGAGTTAGTCTCTAATGCTGCTGATGCGGCAGATAAGTTGCGCTATCAAGCGTTAACGGATAATGACCTTTACGAAGGTGAAGGCGATCTACGCGTTCGCATTAGTGCCGATAAAGAGAAAGGCACGATAACCATTGCAGACAATGGTATTGGTATGACCCGTGATGGTGTGATTGAGCACTTAGGGACGATCGCTAAATCAGGCACCGCTGACTTTTTTAAGAACATGTCAGGTGATGATTCAAAAGATTCTCAATTAATTGGTCAATTTGGTGTTGGTTTCTACTCTGCCTTTATTGTGGCTGACAAAGTGACAGTGCGTACTCGTGCAGCGGGCCATAGCATTGATGAAGGTGTGCTTTGGGAATCAGCGGGTGAAGGTGACTTTACCGTTGACACTATTACTAAGCAGAGCCGCGGTACTGAAATCACGCTTCATTTACGTGATGATGAAAAAGAGTTTGCTGATGACTATCGTCTGCGCTCAATTGTGACTAAATACTCAGACCATATCTCTGTTGCCGTTGAGATGTTTGAAGACGGTACAGCTGCAATTGAAGCTACAGAAGAGGGCGGTGAAGCTGTTCCTGCTACTGATGGTAGCTGGAAGCCAATGAACAAGGCGACCGCATTGTGGACACGTAATAAAAGTGACGTCTCTGA from Shewanella sp. Choline-02u-19 encodes:
- a CDS encoding helix-turn-helix domain-containing protein, with the translated sequence MKNSKAGLQRKHVEKLNLRIGELERQLAIADYRAGRAERLLFERGEHKQPDLDDYDSTSVDDCIQIKRLDKLLLTPIEASNLLNVAVGTLSVWRCTGRYELPYVKCGRLVGYRMEDIETFLEARKKFHT
- a CDS encoding DCL family protein, which codes for MAKPISFGQYQFKTKKACEEEARKRINSYCPGSIIAPVDKTFFEALFTLHSEYDEKIGCGIKDIEVGLDFHRNRCLSIIRRDNSKVVISWRHCVKPHTRKMVVSYAYRRAIKDTVMAFKDSAISNGAVCPILGTQLVYDNSHVSYSAISFDDLLSGFLIANNLSYETIELVDPDFNDSDQRGKLRDQAITESWQKYHQSKASFELLSAEANLSK
- a CDS encoding helix-turn-helix domain-containing protein, whose product is MLQQLNRMTLSEFNIWYENLTQRIQQLDNAEIEGTKSTTNNEEMSLKDAAERLGLSPSALRQRIKHPKKPMPKDIVWIQERPGADIYVNCKQLEAHL
- a CDS encoding AAA family ATPase; this encodes MFILNSFTIKHKKKVIYDCVFNNSEMEERESLFTTLIIGENGAGKSFLLKMLSDFFRHISNRSKPNNIKYDFFKVQYQLNENSYSIEKSEGRLISYKNEKTIDIESVEFPKKIIALSFMVNDKFSFVSEKEGFGRYRYLGVRATSNATYTSTIQKKLLSSILNILSDSKKIPSINKIFDFVGLNGELEIVYTLKRKTLFTRKMGSNLLKSKFESILRRKEFINKSYSEEINVSANELNEFINSLVGSEIVSDNEIIYSLDFSKAKDFELIRNIRFLDLMEKLELISSPDIKFVKDDSFDFEYTSSGEKHFIFTMINLISTIEDDSLILIDEPELSLHPKWQMKYIRLLKNITNEFKTSHCILASHSHFMVSDLAPDSSSLVSLEKVIDNGIESRVSKLIPYDTYSWSAENILYEVFKLRTTRNSYFEHDLTNLLKMVSERSTETENISQLQEKLEKYVFNESDPINVILSQSRSYLESLKHD
- the recR gene encoding recombination mediator RecR — its product is MKFSPLVDELIQSLKCLPGVGPKSAQRMAFQLLERDRKAGAKLADSLGRAMSDVGHCQSCRTFTEETYCPICVSTKRGHSSIICVVETPADALAIEAGGHFTGRYFVLLGHLSPLDGVGPDELGLSLLETHLASGEVSELILATNPTVEGDATAHYIADMAKSHALAVSRIAHGVPVGGELEYVDSTTLALSFSGRLPI